In Silene latifolia isolate original U9 population chromosome X, ASM4854445v1, whole genome shotgun sequence, the following proteins share a genomic window:
- the LOC141617535 gene encoding uncharacterized protein LOC141617535 isoform X2 has product MAAAAMEGVAVTALRSVMNRVRQAAEKAGRDANRVRVVAVSKTKPISLIRQLYDAGHRSFGENYVQEFLDKAPQLPEDIEWHFIGHLQTNKVKSLLVPQLAMVEGVDSAKLASHLDRAVSAIGRKPLKVLVQVNTSGETTKSGVEPPACLELVKHVKMGCPNLEFCGLMTIGMPDYTSTPENFKTLSSCRATVCKALGIAEDGCELSMGMSGDFEKAIEMGSTNVRIGSTIFGPREYPKRQ; this is encoded by the exons ATGGCAGCTGCAGCAATGGAGGGAGTAGCAGTTACAGCACTCCGGTCGGTAATGAACCGGGTCCGTCAAGCGGCGGAGAAAGCCGGTCGAGATGCGAATCGGGTTCGGGTTGTTGCGGTTTCGAAGACAAAGCCAATATCTCTCATTCGCCAACTCTACGACGCCGGCCACCGCTCCTTCGGTGAGAATTACGTCCAAGAATTTCTCGATAAAGCTCCTCAG CTGCCGGAGGATATAGAATGGCATTTCATAGGGCATTTGCAGACTAATAAAGTTAAATCTCTGTTGG TGCCACAACTAGCCATGGTTGAGGGTGTAGATAGCGCAAAG CTAGCCAGCCATCTTGATCGTGCAGTGTCAGCCATTGGAAGAAAGCCCTTAAAGGTCTTGGTGCAAGTGAATACCAGTGGAGAAACAA CAAAGTCTGGAGTGGAACCACCAGCATGTCTAGAACTTGTGAAGCATGTCAAGATGGGGTGTCCCAATCTTGAGTTTTGTGGCCTCATGACAATAGGGATGCCCGATTATACGTCCACCCCAGAAAATTTCAAG ACACTTTCAAGTTGTCGAGCAACAGTATGCAAGGCACTTGGCATTGCTGAGGATGGTTGTGAACTGTCAATGGGAATGTCGGGTGACTTTGAGAAAGCG ATTGAGATGGGAAGTACTAATGTCAGAATCGGGTCTACCATATTCGGACCAAGGGAGTACCCGAAAAGACAGTAA
- the LOC141617535 gene encoding uncharacterized protein LOC141617535 isoform X1 — translation MAAAAMEGVAVTALRSVMNRVRQAAEKAGRDANRVRVVAVSKTKPISLIRQLYDAGHRSFGENYVQEFLDKAPQLPEDIEWHFIGHLQTNKVKSLLATVPQLAMVEGVDSAKLASHLDRAVSAIGRKPLKVLVQVNTSGETTKSGVEPPACLELVKHVKMGCPNLEFCGLMTIGMPDYTSTPENFKTLSSCRATVCKALGIAEDGCELSMGMSGDFEKAIEMGSTNVRIGSTIFGPREYPKRQ, via the exons ATGGCAGCTGCAGCAATGGAGGGAGTAGCAGTTACAGCACTCCGGTCGGTAATGAACCGGGTCCGTCAAGCGGCGGAGAAAGCCGGTCGAGATGCGAATCGGGTTCGGGTTGTTGCGGTTTCGAAGACAAAGCCAATATCTCTCATTCGCCAACTCTACGACGCCGGCCACCGCTCCTTCGGTGAGAATTACGTCCAAGAATTTCTCGATAAAGCTCCTCAG CTGCCGGAGGATATAGAATGGCATTTCATAGGGCATTTGCAGACTAATAAAGTTAAATCTCTGTTGG CTACAGTGCCACAACTAGCCATGGTTGAGGGTGTAGATAGCGCAAAG CTAGCCAGCCATCTTGATCGTGCAGTGTCAGCCATTGGAAGAAAGCCCTTAAAGGTCTTGGTGCAAGTGAATACCAGTGGAGAAACAA CAAAGTCTGGAGTGGAACCACCAGCATGTCTAGAACTTGTGAAGCATGTCAAGATGGGGTGTCCCAATCTTGAGTTTTGTGGCCTCATGACAATAGGGATGCCCGATTATACGTCCACCCCAGAAAATTTCAAG ACACTTTCAAGTTGTCGAGCAACAGTATGCAAGGCACTTGGCATTGCTGAGGATGGTTGTGAACTGTCAATGGGAATGTCGGGTGACTTTGAGAAAGCG ATTGAGATGGGAAGTACTAATGTCAGAATCGGGTCTACCATATTCGGACCAAGGGAGTACCCGAAAAGACAGTAA